Proteins encoded together in one Acidobacteriota bacterium window:
- a CDS encoding carboxypeptidase regulatory-like domain-containing protein: MKFNQLSMIALLTLSVGIPAAAQVSTGRIEITAVDGTGAVLSGVLVEVTGPQHDTRVTGPDGAARFLSLAPGTYQITASLSGFADYVNASVSVAAGGNVQLKAALAIGGLREKVEVAARTLVIDRNKIATSTSVTLDELQNIPLARDPWIVLQTVPGVIVDRVNVGGSESGQQSAYQAKGAPSGDNTWNLDGIPITDMAATGSTPTYYDFDMFQEMNVTTGGSDMSSATGGVALNFILRSGSNTPRGSARIYYESQSMQGNNMPAVLATALGSPDGNGNRIKKYLDTGFESGFPIVRDRLWMWGSMGRTDVDTLTIRQTPDDTSLTNWATKIPGQATGNVRASFLWFHGDKQAFGRNASATRPPETTVNQTGPSNFYKGEVNVVVNSDLFLTVRGSHMPSRFDLVPQGGMNRDVYYDDSGVWHGSSWDYHTNRPQQVMMAEGSYFRGSHELKFGVSWRRATAETTSEVSSSNGKSIVSYYNGYPDIFVTVESPFASNARAKYISGWIGDTVTSRRATIMVGLRYDHQADGTLQTSEPAVPGFERWLPAITAPAVADAITWNSFSPRLGITYALDDERRMQLRASFARFASQLGNGTSSVISPVQDRYIAFRAVDLNRNGVADPGEIDTSSLAGWGGFDPATLMARNQLGSYGVPTIDEFVAGIDRTLFSNVGISASFTYRRFTNFNWTPYIGLRSPAYTLAGTLTGGPLPDGSRFSVPYYSVLAANVPVSAQTGGVEYTRRDGYHQRYLGFEASATKRLSNRWMARVGFSTNDHREYFDDPATAIGDPTPSPGEPLVNGGLVVTASAGSGKSGIYQILPRYQWVANGLYQARWGIHAGFNMVMRQGFSRPWFRSSVTATGDYFSSSKSVLLLKDVGANRLPTVTSIDARIGKEFKIQKVSVNIDLDVFNLVNAGTVLGSQYDYRLSGVTGFGQVLEIMNPRILRLGMRIGL, translated from the coding sequence GAGGCAACGTCCAGCTCAAGGCGGCCCTCGCGATCGGCGGCCTCAGGGAGAAGGTCGAGGTGGCGGCTAGGACTCTTGTGATTGACAGGAACAAGATTGCGACCTCGACCAGCGTGACGCTCGATGAGCTCCAGAATATTCCGCTGGCGCGTGATCCGTGGATTGTCCTGCAGACCGTGCCAGGGGTCATCGTGGATCGCGTCAATGTCGGGGGGTCGGAATCAGGCCAGCAGTCCGCGTATCAGGCGAAGGGCGCACCCAGCGGCGACAACACGTGGAACCTCGACGGCATCCCGATCACCGACATGGCAGCCACCGGATCGACGCCGACCTACTACGACTTCGACATGTTCCAGGAGATGAATGTCACGACGGGGGGGAGCGACATGTCGAGCGCGACGGGTGGAGTCGCGTTGAACTTCATTCTGAGATCCGGCAGCAATACGCCGCGTGGATCGGCCCGCATCTACTACGAAAGCCAGTCGATGCAGGGCAACAACATGCCCGCCGTGCTGGCCACTGCGCTTGGAAGTCCGGACGGCAATGGCAACCGGATCAAGAAGTACCTGGACACTGGTTTCGAATCCGGCTTCCCGATTGTCAGGGACAGGCTGTGGATGTGGGGGTCGATGGGCCGGACCGACGTGGACACGCTGACCATCAGGCAGACCCCGGACGATACGTCGCTCACGAACTGGGCGACGAAGATTCCGGGACAGGCGACCGGGAACGTCCGCGCCAGCTTCTTGTGGTTCCACGGCGACAAGCAGGCGTTCGGGCGCAACGCGAGCGCCACGCGTCCGCCCGAGACGACCGTCAACCAGACCGGTCCGAGCAATTTCTACAAGGGCGAGGTGAATGTCGTCGTGAACAGCGACCTGTTCCTGACTGTGCGCGGCTCGCACATGCCCAGCAGGTTCGACCTCGTGCCTCAGGGCGGCATGAACAGGGACGTCTACTACGACGACAGCGGTGTCTGGCACGGTTCCTCATGGGATTACCACACCAACCGGCCGCAGCAGGTAATGATGGCGGAGGGCAGTTATTTCCGCGGCAGCCACGAGCTGAAGTTCGGCGTGTCCTGGCGCCGGGCCACGGCCGAAACGACGTCGGAGGTGTCGAGCAGCAACGGCAAGTCCATCGTGTCGTACTACAACGGCTACCCGGACATCTTCGTTACCGTTGAGAGCCCGTTTGCCTCGAACGCCCGCGCAAAGTACATCTCCGGTTGGATTGGCGACACCGTCACGTCCCGGCGGGCAACCATCATGGTGGGCCTGCGCTACGATCACCAGGCGGATGGCACGCTTCAAACGAGCGAGCCCGCAGTCCCAGGCTTCGAGAGGTGGCTGCCCGCGATCACCGCGCCGGCCGTTGCTGACGCGATCACATGGAATTCATTTTCCCCACGCCTGGGCATCACCTATGCGCTCGACGACGAGCGCAGGATGCAGCTCCGGGCCAGCTTCGCGCGGTTCGCTTCGCAGCTGGGGAACGGCACGTCGAGCGTGATTTCGCCGGTACAGGATCGATACATCGCCTTTCGTGCCGTCGATTTGAATCGTAACGGCGTCGCCGACCCTGGCGAAATCGACACCTCGTCTCTGGCCGGCTGGGGCGGCTTCGATCCCGCCACGCTGATGGCGCGCAACCAGCTCGGGAGTTATGGGGTGCCGACGATTGACGAATTTGTCGCCGGCATCGATCGCACACTGTTCAGCAACGTCGGCATCAGCGCGTCGTTCACCTATCGCCGGTTCACCAACTTCAACTGGACGCCCTACATCGGCCTCAGGTCGCCGGCATACACTCTGGCCGGGACGCTCACTGGCGGGCCGCTGCCCGACGGCTCCAGGTTCAGCGTGCCCTATTACTCGGTGCTGGCCGCAAACGTCCCGGTGTCGGCCCAGACCGGTGGTGTGGAATACACGCGCCGTGACGGGTACCACCAGAGGTACCTGGGCTTCGAGGCAAGCGCCACAAAGCGTCTGTCCAACAGGTGGATGGCGCGCGTGGGGTTCTCGACCAACGACCATCGCGAGTACTTTGACGACCCGGCGACTGCGATTGGTGATCCGACTCCATCGCCGGGCGAGCCGCTGGTCAATGGCGGTCTGGTGGTGACCGCGTCGGCTGGCTCGGGCAAGAGCGGTATTTACCAGATCCTCCCGAGGTACCAATGGGTTGCCAACGGCCTCTATCAGGCGCGATGGGGCATTCACGCCGGATTCAATATGGTGATGCGCCAGGGCTTCAGCCGGCCCTGGTTCCGGAGCAGCGTGACGGCCACGGGCGATTACTTCAGCAGCAGCAAGTCGGTGCTGCTGCTGAAAGACGTCGGGGCGAACCGTCTTCCGACCGTCACATCGATCGATGCTCGCATCGGCAAAGAGTTCAAGATCCAGAAGGTCAGCGTCAACATCGACCTCGACGTTTTCAATCTGGTCAATGCCGGCACCGTGCTGGGCAGCCAGTACGACTATCGCCTGAGCGGGGTCACCGGGTTCGGCCAAGTCCTCGAGATCATGAATCCCCGCATCCTTCGCCTCGGCATGCGGATTGGTCTCTAG